Below is a window of Chloroflexota bacterium DNA.
ACCCTGGATGGTGTCGTTAACGCCGTCAATGGTGTCAGCTTTGATCTGGAAGAAGGCGAAACCCTGGCAATTGTGGGCGAAAGCGGCAGTGGCAAGAGCGTTACCATGATGTCGTTGCTGGGCCTGATCCCGATGCCCCCGGGCAAGATTGAAGGTGGCACGGCACACTTCACCGGTGTTGGGGGACGTCACGATTTGTTACAGATGACGCCCGAAGAACTGCGCGAAGTGCGCGGGGGGCAGATTGGGTTTGTGTTTCAGGACCCCATTTCTACACTGAACCCGATTCTGACGATTGGCGAGCAAATCGCAGAGACGCTTACGCGCCACAAAGGCATGACCAAAGATGAAGCCCGGAAACACACGATCAAACTTCTGGGCCAGGTGGGCATCCCCGACCCTGAGTTGCGCTACAAAGCCTATCCGTTCCAATTTTCTGGGGGTATGCGCCAGCGAGTGGTTATCGCCATCGCCATCGCCTGTACTCCCCAGATCATTATCGCTGATGAGCCAACGACTGCGTTGGATGTAACCGTTCAGGCTCAAATTGTAGAATTGTTTAAACAGTTGCGCGAAGCTTTGGATGTAGCTGTGATTTGGATTACGCACGATTTGGGCGTTGTGGCCGGGATCGCTGAACGGGTTTTGGTGATGTATGGCGGCAGGCCAGCGGAAATTGCTTCGGTAGATGATCTATACGAGCGCCCTCAACATCCCTATACTTTGGGTCTGCTCGGTGCGTTGCCCCGTCTGGACGCGCGCGAATCAAAGCGACTGGTGAGCATACAGGGTGCGCCCCCTGATTTGCTGCTGCCGTTGCAACACTGCCCCTTTGCGTGGCGTTGTGATTTTGCCTTTGAGCGTTGCTGGCAAGAGATACCTTCCCTGATCACGGTGGGCGAACGCCACGAAACGTCATGTTTCTACGATCTGGAGAAAGGAGCGCCGCGTGATGTCTGATAATGGAACCTTAGTGCAAGTAGCGAATCTCAAAAAACATTTCCCGATTAATGGAGGAATCCTCGGTCGTCAGGTTGGCGCTGTCAAAGCCGTGGATGGCATATCATTTGATATTATGCGCGGTGAAACGCTGGGGATGGTTGGCGAGAGTGGCTGTGGCAAATCCACCGCTGGGCGTGCTATCCTGCAATTGCACAAGCCCACTGCGGGCCAGGTTATTTATGATGGCGCAGACCTTACAACAATGAATGCCGAAACGTTACGTGTTCTGCGGCCCAAGATGCAAATGATCTTTCAGGACCCCTACGCCACTCTCAACCCGCGCCATCCGGTGAAGAAAATCGTGGGTGAACCATTGGTGATCCACGGCAGAATGAAAAAAGGCAGCGCCGAATTGAGTGATCGGGTAGCTGAATTGCTGGAATTGGTTGGTATGGATCCCGCCTATATGCGTAGATTTCCGCACGAGTTTTCTGGCGGTCAGCGACAACGCATAGGCATTGCCCGCGCCCTTTCGCTAAATCCAGACTTCATTGTCTGTGACGAACCGATCTCGGCGTTGGATGTGTCGATCCAGGCTCAGGTGGTGAATCTGATGCAGGATTTGCAAGAGCGATTGGGCGTCGCCTACTTATTTATTGCGCACGACTTGAGCATGGTGAAGCATATCTCGCATCGGATTGTGGTGATGTATCTGGGCAAGGTAATGGAGTTAACTGAACGTAATACTCTATTTGATGACCCCTTGCATCCGTATACCCAATCGCTCAACTCTGCGGTGCCAGTTCCCGATCCCAAAACAGAGCGCGCGCGGCAGCGGTTCATCCTCAAAGGTGATCCGCCCAGTCCGGCGAATCCGCCTTCGGGCTGTGTTTTTCACACGCGCTGCCCGTTGACGGTTGAGAAATGCATCAGGATCGAACCCGAGTTTCGGGAAATCACCCCCGGGCATTTTGCAACCTGCCATCTAGCTGATGAAAAGGGCAGCAGCAAGATACCGGAACAAGCAGACCTGAGCTGAGGAGGCATGTCATGGAATTTCCCCTGAATGTGGATGTGCATTGCGCCGATGGGTATTGTGGCCGCTCCACGCATATCATTCTGAATCCCGTCACTGAGCAAGTCAGCCACTTTGTTGTCCAGGAACGTCAATCGCCGGGCATCGAGAGGCTGGTTTCAATCATGCTGATTGCTACCACAGCGGCTGAAGTCATCTTGCTGCGTTGCTCAAAAGAAGAATTTGCGAAATTAGAAGCTTTCAACGAACCAGACTTTATCTACGCTGATGTACCTCAGCATACCACCTCGCCGAACCTGACAATGCTCTGGCCTTACGTACTGCCGGTGAAACGCATCATTGACGAAAAAATCCGGCGCATCCCCCCGGGCGAGTTGGCTGTTCGTCGGGGTGCGCGGGTGCGTGCCACCGACGGCTGGGTTGGCACGGTAGATGAGTTTCTGGTTGGCCCGGTGAGTGGCAACATCACCCATTTGGTATTGCGTGAGGGACATCTGTGGAAAGAAAAGGATGTCACTATACCTGTTGCGCAAATCGATCATATTGAAGAGAAAGTTGTTTACCTGACGGTAAATAAAGAAACCATTGCCGCTATGCCCAGCGTGCCTGTCAAGCGGCGCTGGAAGTAAATGATTGTCTAAAAATAACTTCCCGAAAAATGGGTTCAATCTGTGCAAATTGCTGCTCAATTCCCCAAATCATATTTAGATTGAACCCATTTTCTCCAAGAATTTATTTCTGGATGTTAACTAAGCAACCCCAAAAAGGAAAGATAATAAATGAGTAATTATCGCGACCTCAACACCTCTGCACGCATTCTATTAGGGCCAGGCCCCAGCATGGTTTCGCCGCGCGTGCTGCGCGCCATGGCTCAGCCCCCTGTGGGGCATCTGGACCCGCAGTTTCTGGAAGTAATGGGCGATGTGCAGGCCTTACTGCGCTATGTTTTCCAAACCGAAAACCAGCTCACCATCCCCGTTTCGGGGACGGGCAGCGCGGCGATGGAAGCTGCTTTGTGTAACTTCATTGAGCCCGGCGACGATGTTCTTATCGCCGTAAATGGCTATTTTGGTGAACGTCTCGTGGATATGGCTGGCCGCTATGGCGCGCAAGTGGATCGCATTGACCGCCCCTGGGGCGAGGTTTTTACTCCCGAAGAAGTGGAAGCCACCCTCAAGCAAAAGCGCTATAAACTCATGGCGATTGTCCACGCGGAGACCTCCACCGGCGCGTTGCAGCCGCAGGTTGCCGAGATTGCCGCCGCAGCGCATCGTCACGGCGCTTTGCTGGTGCTGGATACAGTCACTTCATTGGGCGGCGTTCCCGTAGAGATCGATGCCTGGGATGTGGATGTGGCCTACAGTGGCACACAGAAGGCGCTCTCCTGTCCCCCTGGTTTATCGCCGCTGACGGTTGGCTCCCGCGCTCGCGAGGTGCTTGTCAATCGCAAAACAAAAGTTGCCAATTGGTACCTGGATATGAGCTTGCTGACCAAGTATTGGGGCAGCGAGCGCACCTATCATCACACCGCGCCGATCAATATGAATTATGCTTTGCGCGAAGCCTTGCGCATTGTGGATGAAGAAGGGCTGGAAGCTCGCTTCGTGCGTCACCGTGCCTTTGCCGAATTGCTCTGGCAAGGTTTAGAAGACTTGGGATTGCCCCCACGCGTTCCGATTGAATATCGTCTGCCTACGCTGACCACCCCGCAATTACCCGAGGGTGTTGAAGATGCGGCTGTGCGCAAACAATTGCTAAGTGAATATAATATCGAGATCGCGGGTGGCTTTGGCCCTCTGGCTGGTAAAATTTGGCGCATCGGCCTGATGGGGTATAGCAGCCGCCGCGAGAATGTCACGCTGTTGTTGGCAGCGCTGAAAGAATTATTGTAGGTACTGATAATTTTCAGGTTTGCAAAACAATCGCAGATAGCCACAGGTTTTATCTGTGGCTATCTGCGATTGTTGTTAAACTGTCTTCAAATACTCGCGCACTAGCAGCGCCGCGGTTGCGCCCTCACCGGCTGCCGATGCGACTTGCTTCGTGCTGTCGGCGCGTACATCTCCGGCGGCGAAAATGCCGGGGGTGCTGGTTTCAAGCAGCGCGGGATCACGCGCTTCGAATCCGGCTGGACGCGTGCCATCGTGGATCAGCGTATGCCCGGTGGTGATGAAGCCCCAGGGATTAGTATCCACACCGGAACCAGCCAGGAACCCGGTGTTGGGATTCTGCCCGATGAACGTGAACACCCCCGCGGGATGGATTTCATCATTTTTCTGAGTCTGCCTATCCTGGATAATCACCGTGTTCAGTTTGCTCTCTGCTCCACGAAACTCCACCACATCAGTGTGAAACCGGATGTCAATCTGAGGGTGTGATAGCACCTTTTCTTGCAGCACCTGGCTGGCATTCAGTTCGCCGCCACGCACCAGCAGTGTGACGCGTTCCACAAATTTCGTCAGAAAGAGACTTTCTTCGGTGGCGCTGTTCCCGCCGCCGATCACTGCCACGGGTAGCCCCTTGTAAAATGGCCCGTCACAAGTAGCACAAAAATGGATTCCTGCACCAATATACTCATCCTCCCCCGGTACATTGAGATGTTTGTAACGGCTGCCAGTGGCAACGACCAAAGCCTTGGCACTATATTCGCTGCCGTCATCGGTGAATACGCAGTGATAATTATCATGGCTATGGATGCGAGTGACATCTTGCGCCTGGAGTAGTTCGACCCCAAAACGCTCGGCCTGAAGACGCAGTTGTTTGGAAAAATCGGCTCCAGAGATGCCCTCGGAGAACCCTGGCACATTATCGAGCCATTGGGTTGTAGCTGCCTGACCGCCCAGCGCAGCGCGTTCAATCACCAGCGTTTCAATACCTTC
It encodes the following:
- a CDS encoding ABC transporter ATP-binding protein, with the protein product MAKILEVKDLVTKFYTLDGVVNAVNGVSFDLEEGETLAIVGESGSGKSVTMMSLLGLIPMPPGKIEGGTAHFTGVGGRHDLLQMTPEELREVRGGQIGFVFQDPISTLNPILTIGEQIAETLTRHKGMTKDEARKHTIKLLGQVGIPDPELRYKAYPFQFSGGMRQRVVIAIAIACTPQIIIADEPTTALDVTVQAQIVELFKQLREALDVAVIWITHDLGVVAGIAERVLVMYGGRPAEIASVDDLYERPQHPYTLGLLGALPRLDARESKRLVSIQGAPPDLLLPLQHCPFAWRCDFAFERCWQEIPSLITVGERHETSCFYDLEKGAPRDV
- a CDS encoding ATP-binding cassette domain-containing protein, whose amino-acid sequence is MSDNGTLVQVANLKKHFPINGGILGRQVGAVKAVDGISFDIMRGETLGMVGESGCGKSTAGRAILQLHKPTAGQVIYDGADLTTMNAETLRVLRPKMQMIFQDPYATLNPRHPVKKIVGEPLVIHGRMKKGSAELSDRVAELLELVGMDPAYMRRFPHEFSGGQRQRIGIARALSLNPDFIVCDEPISALDVSIQAQVVNLMQDLQERLGVAYLFIAHDLSMVKHISHRIVVMYLGKVMELTERNTLFDDPLHPYTQSLNSAVPVPDPKTERARQRFILKGDPPSPANPPSGCVFHTRCPLTVEKCIRIEPEFREITPGHFATCHLADEKGSSKIPEQADLS
- a CDS encoding PRC-barrel domain containing protein, encoding MEFPLNVDVHCADGYCGRSTHIILNPVTEQVSHFVVQERQSPGIERLVSIMLIATTAAEVILLRCSKEEFAKLEAFNEPDFIYADVPQHTTSPNLTMLWPYVLPVKRIIDEKIRRIPPGELAVRRGARVRATDGWVGTVDEFLVGPVSGNITHLVLREGHLWKEKDVTIPVAQIDHIEEKVVYLTVNKETIAAMPSVPVKRRWK
- a CDS encoding alanine--glyoxylate aminotransferase family protein codes for the protein MSNYRDLNTSARILLGPGPSMVSPRVLRAMAQPPVGHLDPQFLEVMGDVQALLRYVFQTENQLTIPVSGTGSAAMEAALCNFIEPGDDVLIAVNGYFGERLVDMAGRYGAQVDRIDRPWGEVFTPEEVEATLKQKRYKLMAIVHAETSTGALQPQVAEIAAAAHRHGALLVLDTVTSLGGVPVEIDAWDVDVAYSGTQKALSCPPGLSPLTVGSRAREVLVNRKTKVANWYLDMSLLTKYWGSERTYHHTAPINMNYALREALRIVDEEGLEARFVRHRAFAELLWQGLEDLGLPPRVPIEYRLPTLTTPQLPEGVEDAAVRKQLLSEYNIEIAGGFGPLAGKIWRIGLMGYSSRRENVTLLLAALKELL
- a CDS encoding FAD-dependent oxidoreductase, yielding MPTPNITVYGAYWCPDCRRSKQFLGEHQIPYNWVDIEQDKAGEAYVLQKNDGKRIIPTIEFEDNSILVEPSNAALAQKLGLKTTANRSHYDLIVIGGGPAGLTTALYTAREGIETLVIERAALGGQAATTQWLDNVPGFSEGISGADFSKQLRLQAERFGVELLQAQDVTRIHSHDNYHCVFTDDGSEYSAKALVVATGSRYKHLNVPGEDEYIGAGIHFCATCDGPFYKGLPVAVIGGGNSATEESLFLTKFVERVTLLVRGGELNASQVLQEKVLSHPQIDIRFHTDVVEFRGAESKLNTVIIQDRQTQKNDEIHPAGVFTFIGQNPNTGFLAGSGVDTNPWGFITTGHTLIHDGTRPAGFEARDPALLETSTPGIFAAGDVRADSTKQVASAAGEGATAALLVREYLKTV